In the genome of Schistocerca piceifrons isolate TAMUIC-IGC-003096 chromosome X, iqSchPice1.1, whole genome shotgun sequence, the window cttatacctgccgatgagatcgcgaatgtaaaatcagagagattcaagcgcgcacagaggctttccagcagtcgttcttcccgcgaacaatacgcgactggaacaggaaagggaggtaatgacagtggcacataaagtaccctctgccacaccccgttgggtggcttgcagagtataaacgtagatgtatatGTGATTGTCCTAATGGCCTTCCTGAACATGTCGAACGAAATGAATACCCCACGATTCCAGATTGTCTTGAAGTCCCTCAGGAGATGGCCAGGCTGACATAAGCAAGGACACAGATGGGATGGCGGAGATaaaggggaaggagcaaggacaaGGAGGGAGGGGAATGGGGTAGCAATTGCAACTGGGCAAGGAAGGAAGGGGCTGCAACAATTCAGGACTAGGTGTGTGCCATGCAATAACTCAAGGAAGAGCCATGGGATCACTGAGGAAAATACTAGTCATTGCTGAAAACTGTAGTTGAAGGTATGGTAGATGGGAAAAGCCTTAAAGAGTGCTGAATGAGAGTAAGTGGGACAGAACATTGATGATGTGGGATGCAGCATTTACGCTGAAATGAATAGTTTGAGAAACAATACAATGATTTGTCCGAAAAAAcacagttttctttaattttttttttctaaacacttAAAAGGGGACACCCTCAAACAGGTCAGGTCCTTGGGAGACACTTAGAGGAATACTTGCATGTAGTCATCCTATTGAGAATTTCTATTATCCAAGTATgagaagtgagtgagtgagtgtgagtgtgtgtatatatatatattcagatcaAGAAACTTCAGTGTTGTATACAATTTCACACAATGCAAGAAAACTATCACCTGTCACACATACCTTCAACCAagtcaattttatatatatatataataccttTAACCAATTGACCAACCACAATGTTGTAAGAAAGGTAACTAAAAACATGTGACTGGTTTGAAtgaaattcattctgaaaacagaCGCATGAATCTAATAAAATGATGATTGCTGAAATGTATCTTAGTTGATCACCTACATATCAAACTTAACTAAATTACATTTCTCCTGTGCACCTACCGCATAAAGTCCATGATCCAGCAATGTTATCCTCAGCTTCTTACCAGTTTTTGTCAGAAAGATATTGCCAGGATGTGGGTCACTATGAACAAAACCTTCAACAAATATCATCTGCGCATATAAGTATGAAAGTTTATCTGACACTTCGAACGGATCAATTTTACTGTCCTTTATGTATATAATATCATTCACTTGCTTCCCGTCTACATATTCCATTGTCAGCACTCTACGTGTTGTTAACGGCCAATGAATCTTTGGAATCTACAAGAAAATTTTAGAATCAGTTCAAGAAACTTCAGTGTTGTATACAATTTCACACAATGCAAGAAAACTATCACCTGTCACACATACCTTCAACCAAGTCAATTTATTAAACATAGACGCCACTTTCTCCGCATTTTTACCTTCATTTGCAAAGTCTAATTCCAGTGGTAGATTTCTCTTTGTCTCCGATACGAGCCACTCAAACTTGAAATCTGGAAACGCCCATGAAATGAAACTGACTAGAAGCTCCATCGTTCTtatgtctacaacagaatttcCCAACACACTTGGATGCTGGACTTTGACCGCAACTCGACTTCCATCCCTTAAAACTGCTTTGTGCACCTGGGCTAACGAAGCAGTGCCAATCGGTTCATCTTCAATACTTTTGAAAATATCTAGAGGctgcaaacacacaaaactgtatTAATCagaacaattaataataagaaatgtaaaatacacaatgaaatGCCAGGTGATCAATCAGACAACACAAATCTTGTACCGGCAATAAAAACAtcaacaatacatttaaatttgttATGTGAGAGGAGGGATGGGGGTAAGAAAAGGCGGGCTTAACATAGGGGGAAAGAGGGAGGGAAGacgggggtagagggggggggggaagacgggggtggagggggggggaagacgggggtggaggggggggaagacgggggtagaggggggggaagacgggggtagaggggggggaagacgggggtagaggggggggggaagacgggggtagaggggggggggggaagacgggggtagagggggggggaagacgggggtagagggggggggaagacgggggtagaggggggggggaagacgggggtagaggggggggggaagacgggggtagagggggggggagacgggggtagagggggggaagacgggggtagagggggggaagacgggggtagagggggggaagacgggggtagaggggggggaagacgggggtagaggggggggaagacgggggtagaggggggggaagacgggggtagaggggggggaagacgggggtagagggggggggaagacgggggtagaggggggggaagacgggggtagagggggggaagacgggggtagaggggggggaagacgggggtagagggggggaagacgggggtagagggggggaagacgggggtagagggggggaagacgggggtagagggggggaagacgggggtagaggggggggggaagacgggggtagaggggggggaagacgggggtagaggggggggaagacgggggtagaggggggggggagatactgAACATAGAGGTGTATAAAATTTTGCTATAAAATTCTCTTCCCTTCCTTATTCAGGCGACTATAAGCTGCTGCCCCATTGTCTTGAATTATCAAGAGCGGGGAGGTAGATCATTGACGCTTGTCTCATTGCAATCAGCAGATGACACTCCGAATATATGGTCTATCGTGGGACATCTACCAAAACTGCACTGGGGACAGTTCTTTCGACATGGAAGGAACTTGTTAGTGTCTGGAGTGGGTGATACGTAGTAAGCACAGTACAATGGCTTGGAGAGAAGTACGCCGTACCTTCAGGAACCCCTCGATTGCTCTCAGCTTGTTTAAGATTGTGGTAGGTTTACAAATTCACTGTTCAAGTTTTATGTCTGAGGCGGCGGTGGACACTGAGGAGGTGGCGGTGGACATGGAGGAGGGACGAGGAAGCGGGGGTGGACACGGATGGGGGGACGGGGAAGCGGGGGTGGACATGGATGGGGGGACGAGGAAGCGGCGGTGGACATGGATGGGGGGACGAGGAAGCAGCGGTGGACATGGATGGGGGGACGAGGATGCGGCGGTGGACATGGATGGGGGGACGAGGAAGCGGCGGTGGACATGGATGGGGGGACGAGGAAGCGGCGGTGGACATTGAGGGGGGacgaggttggttggtttaaaagagggggggagggaccaaactatGAAGTCACTGGTCTCTTGTTCCTAataaacaatgccacaagtgtgagaataaaacagacgagacatatatcacaaaacggaaagaaagaaaaaaaaaacaacaagaacaaaggaaagacaaagaacactaaaaggaacaaaggagaacaagaaaacaacagcggtgctagaaacagaagagagtaaaacaagcaGATTACAGCGGCTGGCCGACtgcgagaataaaaaggaaaagccagccactctgcaacaaattaaaacctccaccctgaaagtactagggtggaggacacagcgggacaaaggacatgcactaaaacttagatcaaatgataaaacccaccctcacgaataaggcgtaaaactaaatcagccaatgaggtgttgtcagataaaatgagcagcaacgagtccggtaacccaagatttcatcACTGggaagtcaaagtgggacagtgcaccagaatatgggccactgtcaacaggGCACCAGACCGACACTtaggtgggtcttcacggcgctAGAGGTAACTGggggtcgcccaagcgtggccaatgcggagctgctagaggacaactgattccccgcAAGAGGCCTGCATTGAAGACTTCCACAAATTcgaagtctccttaatgacacgtagTATATTGTGCATActattatgccattccgtctcccaaaacgGAAAAACACTGCAGCGAAAGTCAGAaggcaggtcaggttcagagatgcccatctccagaagcggtttccgtgtagcctgttggccagcctgtcggcaagttcgttgcttgggatgccgacgtgtcctggggaccacacaaacaccactgaacgacaggaTCAGTCCaggacatagatggactcctggatggacgccaccaaatgatggcgagggtagcactggtcgatagcttgtaggctgctcaaggaatcagtacacagaagaaactatTCCTCGGGGCATGAATgcatatactgaagtgcacgagagatggccaccagctctgcagtgaatacactgcagccattgggcaaggaatgccattcaatatggcctctgtggacaaaggcgaagccaacatgaccatcactCATCGAACCATCTGTGTCAACCCTTCAGGGTCCCGGAACACTTCAAGAATCAAgatgaagtgacagcggagagctgcagggttaacggagtccttagggccacgctaaaggtccaggtgaagcttcggcctacagctacaccatggagatgtatgtgaatggaccttaaggagaagtggTGAAAGGGGgacaaagagggggaggggggaggaggaggaggaggaggaggaggaggaggtggacagagagaggtgatgTGGTGGACAGAGAGGGGTGATGAAACAATACATGATGGTGGATGGAGGAGGTGCAATAAATACCTACCGAGGCAATGCCTGATACTCTGCTAGTTGTTCAAGAAAGCAGTGACTAGACATATTCCTCCTCCACTACAAATCCTCTACATTGATTTACATACGTTTACTGAGGAAGTTTAACAGTTTATATAGCACAAACTGACTTTTGCACTCTTTGAAAATACTCTCTTCTTTAGCCCTAGCTACGTGAAATACTATTAGACTTCCTGCAGATAGAATGTCTGTGAATCTTTACAGTACTACCCTACTGTTACACGACACAGGCTGACAGTCACTGCTCCTGAAGGAAAAAGCTTTCTCCTACAATGAGAGGTAGAATTTGGAATGGCTCCATTTACACATTTTTGAATGACCTCTGTCACATGATCGACTCCATGATCCAGAATATGGTCATGGGATGGATACTTTCCTCCTGGCTACGTAGATTCCAatatgaaaatgatcattggaatgTAAGTCATTTACTACTTCAGTCAGAGCAGCTCTGCAAGTACCAGTAAGCGTAATGTCAGGTCTACAGAGAGAAATGATACCTATGTTTCACTAAAATGTAACATTTAACCAGTACTCTGATGAGAAGTCTTCCAATATGCGTAAATTCTCAGTAAATCTCACAGGGACAGGTGCAGAAGGACCCAAAGCACATGGACTTCTTCATGGATAAGAAATGATGGAGAAGTTTATGAATGAGCTCTGGTAGGCTGTAAAATAACATGCTGTGGACATCCACAGTAGTCATTGTTTTCAACATGCATACCTATCACTAGGGTGCAGAACTTAAGCTGCAGCACCTGGCAGCCAGGTAGCTTGCCGAGTGGAATTACCTACCTCTAAGACATGTCATGTCCATTTGCGTGGACTGAAAGGGGTATCATGGTAAGCATGctcactgaaataaaatatgaCTATGCAAAAATCTTTAAATATATGTAGTGGGATAAATGACTAATGCACCCACACTGAACATCCTACTTTAAGTCTTGCCACTGGCCCATTGTATTCCATCCTCTCATATTTTACCGTATCAGAGGCACGGCCACCTGTGAAAATAGTACTACGCTATGCCAGCTCTGGCGAAATTTTTGCACAGCAGATGTGGGCATAGCCAGCAACCTGCTGTCCACCTCTGTCAATGGCCACAACTGAGAGAAGCTGGCTATCCAGTGCAGAAGATCCTTCAGCATACAATATGcttaatttcagtggctgctttatAACTTGTGCTACCTGGAATTGTCTATGCAGTGCATCTTTGGGCCCTGTAATCCTGGCCTCAGTATCCAGTAGCCCCTGCATCATGAATTCCTTCCACTCTTCCAATGTTATATTTTATCCTCCCAAGCCACTCCTACACGTCACTGTGTGCTGTGCACAACTACCCTTACTGGCCACCAGACCAGTGCCTCTTTTCTGCCCTTGACCACTCCAGCCATTACAACCCCTCATTCCATTCAAGCAGTAGTGCCTCCATAatatacgtacgtacgtacgtacgtgtgtgtgtgtgtgtgggggggggggggggtgtcatgttCTATAGCTGAAGGATTGATCAGAAAACTGGCAACATTGTCAGTCTTGTTGATGTGCTATCTCAGTGAGTTGTTCACATTACTCCTTTCATTATTGCTATTCCACCAATGACTTTGTTATCAAAATATGTTACCTTGCTTCCTAATGATCCAAATCTCTCGTACAAAATAACTTTACAGGTGCCCAAGTCCTCAGTTGggaaaacaatgagcataattcgGAAATGGGATGGTCTTCACATAAGTAGAATGGAGAACATCAGTTTAGGAAAAAGCACCAACACAcacttatttctttttgtgtaaacACTCCAacagtttcaaaaaatatttttgtaaccaaAGATACTATTAAACTGTTTGCAGCTATCACAAagttcagtatacagggtgttacaaaaaggtaaggccaaactttcaggaaacattcctcgcacacaaagaaagaaaatatgttatgtggacatgtgtctgggaatgcttacttttcatgttagagctcattttatcacttctcttcaaatcacattaatcatgcaatggaaacacacagcaacagaacgtaccagcgtgacttcaaacactttttcaggaaatgttcaaaatgtcctccgttagcgaggatacatgcagccaccctccgtcgcatggaatccctgatgtgctgatgcagccctggagaacggcgtattgtatcacagccgtccgcaatacgagcatgaagagtctctacatttggtaccggggttgtgtagacaagagctttcaaatgcccccataaatgaaagttaagagggttgaggtcaggagagcttggaggccatggaattggtccgcctctaccaatccatcggtcaccaaatctgttgttgagaagcgtacgaacacttcactgaaatgtgcaggagcgccatcgtgcatgaaccacatgtgtcgtacttgtaaagtcacatgttctagcagcacaggtagagtatcccatatgaaatcacgataatgtgctccattgagcgtagatggtcgacgaaaccaaaatgagctctaacatggaaattaagcgtttccggacacatggccacataacatcttttctttatttgtgtgtgaggaatgtttcctgaaagttgggctgtacctttttgtaacaccctgtataaagactaTGGCTCTATTTCAGTTCTGCCAGTAACTACTGAAATAACAACTGTACAAGGCATTTCTTTGAATACATACCTCTCTCTTCAAATCCTCTTTCAGTACTGTCATCACTTCATGCAAGTCTGAACATGGAGCACGACTATGCAAGACCTTCAAGGTTTCAACATATTCAGGAGGGACGATGTAATCTAAAGCTCCAATATGTTGCCCTACTTTAATGTAGACACCACGATTCGCTTTACAAAGTTCAAGCAGCATTTCTGCAGCTTTTCGGTGCACCTATGAGGATGAAAGTTCAAAATGAATGCCCACAAAGAAACAAGTTTTATTGTCCACCATTTTCAAGTCAAATATTTCAGAGTATTATAAATCAGCAGATACTTCAGTTTGCCAAGTATTTTAGTCATTTTGGAGCTTGTTAATATTCTGTAGCTTCACCTCTGAACTCAGCATCTCGTACTCCTTCCCAGTAGTGTCAAGTCCTGTGGCATACAATGTCCTTTTGTACAGGGCAGCTATTCTCAACACCTAAAAATAATTATACATAAAACACACATACTAATATAAAATTTTAGTCAGGGTTACACAAACCAAAAGATATTAAGCTAAAATATCATACTCCTGCTCCTTTACAGTTTTATATATCCACTGAAATCTGCAAGAGTCCTGACAAGTCTTGTCTGCCTCTCAGTGTAACTGATGACTAACAGTGAATAAGAGAGTGAAACATGAACATTAATATTATCAATAATTATCACTGGTTTACAGGTTTGGTTTTGGCTTTGTTTTGCGTTAGGCcccaaaaacaactggggtcatactcgcccaagtcaaaactatagcatGCGAAGATGGAGAAGAGTTAAAAAATGGCTATACGTCAGCCCCAACTGGCATAATAGAAGACTGCTAAAACCAGGAACGTGGAgaaaggtaggtaggtaggtaggtaggtaggtaggtaggtaggtaggtaggtaggtaggttggtgttgaagggaccaaacagcaaggtcatcagtcccttgttttaaATGTGGTCTATTCAGACAGattgacatctcaggaaagtcaaaacgataaaatgtaaaaggctaaaaaatgtaaaaggctaaaaaatgtaaaaggctaaaaaatgtaaaaggctaaaaaatgtaaaaggctaaaaaatgtaaaaggctaaaaaatgtaaaaggctaaaaaatgtaaaaggctaaaaaatgtaaaagtgcagtcgtcttgtcaatggtgaaaacaaaatgagggaagtcagcaagtgagcaaccccaaggctatgctagaggcaggaaatatcccacctctgatgcagtacaggcaagatcACCTGCTATTTAAAAGtgttcaaccgctagaatgtagaagtgcgtattgtaaaaggagactaatCAATTCCAAAAAgtgataaaaaacagaaaaaacggGAAAGGAAAGAGGATCTTGCCCAGGGAGggagcttacagtgggagacaccccacccctcaccgccctgcccctacTCCAGAGGAGACTAAACCAGTTCGACCATCTGGGAATCGTCtgccaatattaaaggtaaagtgcgggaaaGTCTGTACTTaatacgcagagccaaaagaagggggcattccaccaaaatgtgggctactgacgtggaaggctccacaaccacatagtggggatGCCTCATTACACATAAGAAAACCCtgggtcagcctggtatgaccATGTGGAGAAGCCACAGGGTGGTGAGACGGTTatggatggccgagaccaagggatggcaggaAAAACATCGGTCAATGGCCTGatggccactcattgagtccgtacatagcAAAATGTGTTggagttgggactgtttaataaagggaggggccagttttttttttttttttttttttttttttttttttttttttttttttttttgggtggggtttaagggcactcaactactgaggtcattagcgcccagtcacagttgttagagcacatggaatctagtaaaactcaaggggagggggggggggggacaccagaaagtcctgacaaagatgcagataaaataagtcaaaaagttagatgtctttggacaagccagtaaAAGTtgtaaaacgcagaacacgagcagctgctcgagcgtcatcagctaaaatatccggtaaagcagatggcagggacaggacaacacgagattgactaaagcggggacacgacaataaaacatggcgcactgttaatgcttgaccacaagggcactgtggggctgggtcaccggagagcaggtagcggtggctaaaccggcaatgcccaatccgcaacctggtcagaaggacctcttctcgccgagatggttgggaggaggttgtccaagcagttgggagcggttttactgcccggagcttgtttccttggagggatgaccaagcatcccaccaaaacgacacaagcctcttacaaacaaccccacgaacgtcagatgacgggacacaatgggaggctagccgaggcaggaggactgcagccttggctgcaacatctgcagcctcattcccaggcactcctacatgtccggcaacccacagaaagctgacaggagaaccattatcagcgaaagaatggagggactgctggatccgttgcaccaagggatggaccggatagggagccccaaggctctgaagagcactgagggaatcagagcagagtacatacgatgaatggcggtggcggcgggcatactgaacggcctgatggagagcaaaaagctcggccgtaaagctggaacattggtcgaggagccggtatttaaaggtggcgtccctgacgacaaaggcacagccgacaccatcgtcagttttggagccatcggtgtaaataaaggtgtgaccggcaagtcgagcacgaagttcgacaaaccgtgagcaatacactgcagccggagtaccctccttcgggagtgagctgaggtcgagataaatatgaaccggagcctggagccaaggtggtgtcgggctctcaccctctctgaaagtggtagggagggcaaaatccaattgtcgaagcaggcgacggaagcggactccagggggcagcagggcagacacatacaacccgtaccgacggtcgagagaatcggcgaagaaggactgacaAGAAGGGTgatcgggcattgacaacagccggcaggcataccgacacagcagtacgtcgcgccggtaggtcaatggtaattcagcagcttcagcataaagactctcgacaggactagtgtagaaggctccggtcgcaagacgtaacccccgatggtggatggagttgagacagcgtaagagggatggccgagcagacgagtagacgaagctcccataatccagcttcgatcggactatggaccgatacaagcgaagcaggacagtgcaatccgctccccaagatgaaccactaagaactctgaggacattaagggaacgtgtacaacgggcagccaaataagagacatgcgaagaccaacaaagtttcctgtccaatgtgagccctagaaacttagttgtttccacgaatgggagaacaacgggaccgagatgtaaggatggcggaaggaatgctttatatcgccaaaagttgatacaaaccgtcttctcttcagagaaccggaagccatttgccacgctccatgaatataggctgtctagacaacgctgaaggcagtgctccaggaggcatgttctctgggcactgcagtagatcgcgaagtcatcgacaaagagagagcctgagacattaggtggaatgcaatccataattggattgattgcgatggcaaaaagggctacgttCAAGACggtgccctgaggcactccgttctcctggaggaagacgtgggacaatacggaacccacacgtaccctaaactttcgatccgttaaaaaggaatcaataaaaaggggcaggcaaccgcgtaggccccacctgtgcatagtgcggaggatacctcctctccaacaggtatcagaagccttctccaaatcgaagaacacggctaccgtttggcgctttcgcaaaaagttgttcatgatgaatgtcgacaaggtcacaaggtggtcaacagcggagcggcggcgacgaaagccgcattggacattggtaagtagccgtcgagattcaagaatccagactaaccgagcattaaccatgcgctccatcaccttacagacacagcttgtaagagaaatggggcggtaactagaagaaaggtgtctatccttcccgggtttgggtataggaacaacgaatggcgtcacgccaacgcatggggacctgacctccggtccagacgcgattgtaggtacgaagaaggaagcttttgcccgctggagaaaggtgtgccagcatctgaacgtgaatggcatctggccccggagcagaggaccaggacagtgcaagtgcacgttcgagttcccgcaaagtaaagggggcattataagtttccagattcagcgagtggaaggaaggtcgccgagcctcttctgcctctttccagggaaggaaggcagggtggtaatgg includes:
- the LOC124721605 gene encoding aarF domain-containing kinase 1, whose translation is MLKFGTLIKYGLLGSATVGAVASWKANQYDISSIGIVRFGRAASTVLRIAALYKRTLYATGLDTTGKEYEMLSSEVHRKAAEMLLELCKANRGVYIKVGQHIGALDYIVPPEYVETLKVLHSRAPCSDLHEVMTVLKEDLKREPLDIFKSIEDEPIGTASLAQVHKAVLRDGSRVAVKVQHPSVLGNSVVDIRTMELLVSFISWAFPDFKFEWLVSETKRNLPLELDFANEGKNAEKVASMFNKLTWLKIPKIHWPLTTRRVLTMEYVDGKQVNDIIYIKDSKIDPFEVSDKLSYLYAQMIFVEGFVHSDPHPGNIFLTKTGKKLRITLLDHGLYATLSPEFCLEYAKLWLAILNVDMKGIKQQCEVLGVKEMYGLCVCMVTGRTWESIQSGLEKKNYTKSEKEKFQEEIPKWLPQITEVLGKVNREMLLIFKSNDLLRGIEHTLGTESRRGSLFMMWRCCINRVYTDKLNKCSSRVKKLHIKLCRQWQFFKLNLYYGYLRILAMPYLSSVLRLFGSY